Below is a window of Camelina sativa cultivar DH55 chromosome 11, Cs, whole genome shotgun sequence DNA.
TCCACAAGACATTGTTACATGATTATTCTCCACAAGTAAACTCTCTAGAAATGTGGTATGGACGTTATAAAACCAATAAAGACACTATACCTCTGTGATAATAACCGTTTACAGTCTTTCCATGCCTAGGCGCATAGCCAATTTTGTGACAGTTGTTCCTCCTGATCAAAAAAGGGATGGAATATTATTACCCCTGAAACATCCAAACCCAGCTCAATGAAGCTGGATATCAGAACAACTTGAGAAAAGAACCAGACCAGTAATTCTTCTGCATTTGAACTAGTCGTGACTCAAGTCTAGAGAGAACTGTTGTACGCTCAAACCCTTGTTTATCATGAGCAGGCTCGACAAAATTAGCTTCTAGAACACCTATTAGCAGTAGAAACTAGCTTTGTAATCTTcacataaagtaaaaaaaataaagtaacacACCTTCCATATAAAACAAATACCTATGACCCCACGACCATCACTGCCTGCCGCATTCCATATCCTCCAAAATGGCTGATAACACaagttaataagaaaaagaaaaaaacacaagaatatGTGAATCTactatttttcttaaatatcaTTTGGGAAGCAAAAAGCCATTTACGTAGAAGGAAACCTTGATGAGCCGATTTTTGTGgtagacattaaagccttgaacaTCAACATGATGTTTTGCGTCCTTCACAAATCCAATCATTACAATAGCAGACATCTGGTCAAAGAAGTTGTGCACGATACCAgctttattatattataactaGAAGATCATGGCTTGGAATAAATAAGAACTATATGAAGGCTGGTTTTATAAAGTTACTAAAACTTACATCTGTCAAAACTCCATATGATTCGGACTGTGGTCGATATGTGATCTGCTCAGTCTGCATCATGTCATTCACTACGCTATGGTGCTCAACATCTTTTCCCCGTAGAATGATACGAAACCCAGGTGGAATTCTTAGGTAGAGGATCGATACATAACTCTGGGAACATGTCAAAAAAGTTGTGAGAAATGAATTTAGAATAGAAGGACATGCAGCTAATTTAAACAAGATTCATAGTAATATTCGTATTcaagcttttttattttgacgATTATAGTAATTACTGAAATGTTTTGCCTACTGAAATAATCACTATAATTGAAATACTACAGATATACAGTCCTAACTAGCATGAGACTGACTAGAACTACTTTGACAAAAAGACATCTGACTTGTTTATACCCTTAGTGAGTGTTTGTATGTCAGGAAGTGCCTAGAATTAGGAAACTGAGAAGCCATTTTAATGTTCTTCTCTTCCCGATTGACGCCTCTAAGTTGAATATCCTGCAGATAAACAATATGATATGCATCAAAATTCGTATGCATCATCATCTCACGATAAATCTACATACATTGAGCAATAAGAACACATACAAGCGGATCAGCATCAAAATCAAGTTCTAACATCCCTTGATCATCTTCCCACATGTTATATATAACTATCCGTGTGCCACGATCCTTCATCAGATCAAACTACAACAAATGAAGCAAAAAATTAGTGACAACATTTGTTCATAGAGACAGTAAAGGGGTGGTAATAGATGAAAACCCACATCAAATGAGTTATAGAGAACTAAAGAAGAGCATATAGCTCAGAATGTACTAAAATAATCACTATAATTGACTCATATTTTTGCTTCCTGGGTAGTAACTCTCATGGCAAATTTCATTGTATGGATAAGTGACTTAGCAAATGCTTTGAACAAAGGGCAAAATATACCTGATGAAGAAGATCTTCTTCACTAGAGAATGGCGACCATTGTACTATTGTTTCCACATTTTTAACCCAATCACTAAGAGAAGACCGGATTATTTTACTCCACTCAGAGTCCCTTCTTTCGTAGTCAAGCTGTCATTATAAATCACATTAAAAGAGAATATAAGGATAAAATGCATACAAATTCATCCAAATTAAAAGGAAATGTTGTGGGCATGAAAAATCGTTCTTCTATGGCAGAAGAGATGTGTGGACAGTGAAAAAACAAAGCTAAGTTACAATGTTACCAATTGAGATACAAGCTAAGGTACtaaaagagaaggaaacatCACGATTCTCTGCCAAAGGTTTTATCTACCAAGCAGTACGATTTTTGTGGTAGACGAAACATCAGAAGAATCATGTTGTGGAGCCAAGCAGTTATTAGAATACTACTTAGAATAGGGAAACCAAGTGGCAGACCATGGAGTTGGTCACAAACAATGCCACACAagtgaaacaaagaaagattacCATGGGTACAACAATGTCTTCCTTTCCTGTGCTCCTGAGAAATGTATATGATAGGAGCCCAATGCTCTGCGTAGAGCTAAAACCAACATCAAGTAAAATAGactataacaaaaaattacaactCCAGCTGTTGTTCATATACTAAGGTAGTGAAAATACAATCCAACCAAAACGAATAAGAACATGATAGAAACATATTGATGATAACCAACTAACCTCTTTCCATCTTTTCCAGGGCAACGCGAGAATACAATGACATCTGCTCCAAGTCTCATTGTACTAGTCTTAAATCCATTACCATCTATAAGCAATAAACGTATTAAACGTGTTTCTGCAAACATTTCATATAAGTATCACTCGAGTATTTAATGCTTACATTGTCCAATGGTGTTTGCAATTTTGCTTTTGGCGGAGTATCCTAAAGACATGCATTGTCGCATTTTTTCAGGATCCATCCCACCCCCGTTATCTGGATGTCAAAACATAACGATTCTCATACATGAGCATCGAGAAGTGGACGAAAAAGTGTTGCAAATTAGGCAACCAATAACCACATGAATAAAACAGGGAAGAGATTCTCTAAGATATGCTAAGTAAAGTGTATACCTTCAATTAATAACATTCTGCTTCCTGCTTTGTTGTTTTCAAGCATGTCTACATTAACATAAGTAGCTCCACTAGCAACCTGATATCAACGAGAAGAAACATTACTACAACGCATAAGTTGAATGCAATTCAAGCTGTCTAATACAACAACATTATAACAAGTAAAAGAAACTAAACCCACCTCATCCAACGCATTGTCCAAAAGCTCTGCAAAAGCTGCACAAGAGAACAGATTAGCTCAACGAAATAGAGGGCTGCCAACTCATTGTGTAAAGCTAGCCTAGCTTGAATAAAGGTTGATCAATAAAGATACCTCCAAGAGCCCATTTGTGACTAGTTGCGTTAGAATGTAAAAACTTAGGATGGACTCTTATATGATCAAAGCCACCTGAAACACAAATACATACAGTGGGACATTAAGTATCAACATTCTATATGACTGTCTAATGAACAAAGGCAACATTTGGTTTTGACCTGAAGAAAGATCCCAAGTAGCGCCAGGTGCTCCTTCATAATCTCCAGCTTTCCAGAACTGCTTACAACTACCAACCTTCCCGGACACGCCCGAGGAAGGCgtcggcggcggcggcggcggagacATAGGCCTGAAGACATTACACATATTCGCGGGAATAGCATGCGTCACATTTACCGGCGGCGGATTCGATTGGCCGAATCCTTCAGGCAACGATACAGCCACCTCATCAACTGTTGTTACCTTCTTAACATTGTTCCTATCACCAGCTCCAAAAGTAGTATCTCTTGCTCTCTTCACACCGACGAAGTTGCCAGAATCATATCTTCGGTCAGGTCTTCCTAATACTTGGTCTAACCCACCGGCGATATCTCCAATGTCAGAGTCATCATCGCTGCTACAGAGATCGACAACAGGAACAGGTTCTCTTCCGGGAAAGCCAAACGGCgaagtagtagtagaagaaggtgGAGGAATCTCTCGTTTCACTTCAATGTTATTATCCATCATAAGTAACGATGAAACCAGGAAtccaagagaagaaacaaacacttaaaaaagaggaagaagatgaaaccgccgtttcaattattaaaagaaaaaacaagaagagaaaaaaaaaaaaaaagacaaaagcaggaacacactctctctctctctctccctcctgTTTTTGGTTCCACCGATTCGGCTTTTGTCCAACCCTCTCAAAGTGTAACTGACTGAATTATTTATACTTTTCCAAAATTAAACAAACTTTccggggaaaaaaaaagggtacGAATTTTTGAGTCTCTCCTCTGTTCTCTAAAATcttgagagagagggagagagagaatagaatTAAAAGGGGAGAACAAAATCACAACTGTAAAggctttttagggtttttttttgtttttttttaaatattttgattaatgtTAGTTGTGTTATATAGATGGGCCATCTAATAATAAGCCCAATCATATTGATTTTACACAGCTTATTTTTTATATGGACCTCAACAAAAAGGCCCATTTAGACAACTCACAtaacattgaaaataaataaaccctaatttatatatattctttggctttgtctctctctcctttcaGTCCTTTGAGCTGCGGGAAAGCTGAAAATGGTAAAGCTTCTGCACCGGATTCGTTCGTCAATCCAATTCTAGTGTTGTGTTTTTTCGCTAGCCACGTCTGAaaacatttgttgtttttgaaaattctatCTGATAGATGTGGATTATGTTAGTTTGatcttatagttttttttgtaactgtGGTTGGTTAGAAATGTGTAATTGAATCGAACTGTTAATAATTGATTTcttactcttaaaatttttacaattcaaatttggtttttagGCCCCAAAGAGAGGAGTTAAGGTGACTACCAAGAAGAAGACTGCTGTAAGTGATTCTGTtttgctctttctctctctctctctgaatatattatatcattccTTCGATCTGTTCTTAGTTTCTGAAAATGTGTTTGGTTTCAGGACAAAGTAACAAACCCTCTATTTGAGAAGCGTCCTAAGCAGTTTGGGATCGGAGGAGCATTGCCTCCCAAAAAGGATCTCTCCAGGTACATCAAATGGCCTAAATCGATCCGTCTGCAGAGGCAAAAGCGTATCCTGAAGCAGAGGTTGAAGGTTCCACCAGCACTTAACCAGTTTACTAAGACCCTTGACAAAAGCTTAGGTCTTTGATCTCTACTATTcctgtttttgctctgtttttgatttacccttttagatatttaaactcaatgtttgtgtaattttgCAGCCACTCCTCTGTTCAAGGTACTTCTCAAGTATAGGCCTGAGGACAAAGCTGCCAAGAAGGAGCGTCTTCTCAAGAAGGCTCAGTCTGAGGCTGAGGGCAAACCTACTGAGTCTAAGAAGCCAATTGTTGTCAAGTATGGTCTTAATCATGTGACTTACCTCATCGAGCAGGTCTCTTCCCTTCCTGACTGATTCAGTTGTCACTCTCTATGAATTTATAAGCTTGCTGTAGCAATCTTGACTGAATCctattctgttttgtttgatttgcaGAACAAGGCGCAGTTGGTAGTGATTGCTCATGATGTGGATCCGATTGAGTTAGTCGTCTGGTTGCCCGCATTGTGCAGGAAAATGGAAGTTCCTTACTGCATTGTCAAGGGGAAATCACGATTGGGAGCGGTAACTATGATTCCTTACTTTTGAGGGCCTTTACAGATTTTCTCtactaaaaaaaacttgtaattgATCTCGTTCCTTTGTTGCAGATTGTCCACCAGAAAACAGCATCTTGCTTGTGTTTGACCACAGTGAAGAACGAGGACAAGATGGAATTCAGCAGAATCCTGGAGGCCATAAAGGTTAGAGAATGATGTTGATCGTTTACATTTGTGTTTTAGAATGATTTGTGTAGGATGTTTTCAAATGGTTTCGATTTGTATCCGCATAGGCAAACTTCAATGACAAGTTTGAAGAGTACCGTAAGAAGTGGGGAGGTGGTATTATGGGATCCAAATCGCAGGCCAAGACTAAGGCTAAGGAGAGAGTTCTAGCCAAGGAAGCTGCTCAGAGGATGAATTAAATTCTgtatggtttcatttttggaAGCTTTAGTTTATTCAATTTTGCACATCACGAGTTCAAGTCAAAAGTATCTCCCTTTTTTCACTTTCACAATTTTGTTGATCACCTTAAGGCATCAATAGAATTAAATTTCATAGCTTATTTGCTTTCGCAATGTCATACCGTTGAGTTGTtggttaagatatttttatgtcAGCCAAAGCAAACTAACCCACTCACGTTTGGATATTGCTGTGCTGGCAAATAGTGTGGGTTGATTCGGTGAGATATTTGAGTCGCATACTATAAGATAATGAAAATTTCAGatacatttgtttttaaaaatcttaaacatcaaaaactaatgaaaagtcttttaaaatcaaagagaTGGATTGGTTGAACAACATTAGCATATACGCGTGGAAACTAAATGGATACGACAAGGTGGAAAGCCACTTCTAATATAAATCGAAACACACACCTCATGAGTCATGAGTCATCATCAACCACATTCCATACCCATTttttatctaaattaaaaataaaaaacaaaagtagattAGACAGGACATCATGATGTGACCACCACCAACTCTCTGAGCATTAAAATAATACTAGTcaggcttcttcttctgtcttctgAATCAGTGACTGTGAGCCTCGTGTCCCTCCTATATCacaattaattatcaaaaaaaaagtcattaacgaattaaacaaaaactagatAACACACTTGTTATATGCTAATGGTCGCTACGTTAGAGAATTATAGGCCCTTTACGTTTCCTAGGACTAATATTAAATGTATTAatccaagaaaaataaagtttatttcTTTGACCCACTTCGAGTTCTAGAACTCCTAATAGTTACTTTACTTACCCGGTGAGGGAAAATGGACTGGAGGATGTTGGGCTTGGAGGCCTTGGAGGAGTGGTGGGAGGAGCGGAAGACGCCGTGTTTCTTAAACTGTTCTCTGACAACACGGTTGTAGATAAAAGCTGCGCCTTGAAACTGGGGGAGAACAAGCCAAGCAACGAACACAAGTTTGACCGTATACCAGATCGGGATCCAGTCAATAAGCGATTGCAGAATCAGTTCAATCAGTGAGAGAAACGAATAGATAATCCAATACGCAAGCCACTGTTCGTCGTCTAGTTTCGTTGCGCTCTCCATTGCTATCACCGATGCGTACCTGTGTTGTATgatacataataataattcaattaaaaaCTTTCACATAAATATCAGATTTTGAGTTTCtaatctttaacaaaaacaagagagattgaacaagaaacaaaacttacAATGGATACAGCAACATCACTATGGGCCTGCATATAACAAAAACCATTTACGTTTAAAATTAGAAAtcgaaacagaggaaacaataaaaagaagTGATTTTGTTGGaaagaataataatatgtaaGGAAGATTTAAGAAACATACCCAGCGCCTGAATGAAGAGCAGTGAGGAAAGTCCAAAActtgtccattttttttttttttcttccttgcaAGTTTCCTTTCGAAAATTTTAGGGCTTTGTGAAAAATTTCAGAtgttaaaaaagagagagagacaagtctGTGAGTGTATCGAGGCTCtgtaagaagaagacaaaggtaAATAATGTGAAAAGGAAGAACCTAATTTATAGAAAGGAAAGGTCTCTCTATTGGAGAAGAAATTGTATTGTACGGTTTGCTACAGTTGATTTGGTTGGTTGGTTCACACTCTTTTCATTGGGTCTTTTTGCTTTGTGAAACGGGGGTACGGTTTAGTAGAGGAATACAAGAACGCTGATGCCGACATACAACTATTCCGGTCTAGTCCATCGGTTCAATTAGTGAATCAATCAGTTTTTGGTCGGTCTAGTACgattcggtttggttcagtttACACGCGTGGCGAGATTTTAACTTAAATGGCGTCGACATGGCACCGACctaaagattaaaaacaaaaaaagaggatGTCGGTGAGAGCTTTGTCAttgctttattttgttttttatttggtttattttaaaagagataatttttgtcattttatttattaatcgtTTTGGTGATTattgttttactttcttttcaaaggttctaaactttttttttttgaatagaaaTGGGTTTGATAGTCTAATATCTACTTTTTCAGCTTCTTAAAATGTAACTTCGTGAAaaccaagtaaaaaaaaagtggcGATAAAATTACAGTACATGGAACTAAACAAATGATATgtaaaaaatgtcataaaattAACTTCCAGAGATATAACTATTGGCTTCTTCGATTTCACATGTGTCTCCTCAGTCCTCAGCCTTCTCGAGAAGCCGCTCCTTCTTGGCTGCTTTGGTCTTTAGGTTAGTCTATAATACTTTAGGAGAATCTTGAACAAAGAAGTCGCTGCAATTATACAAGCATTGACTGAAATAGCTAAGAGGGGTAATAATTTTGCATCTTTCATCCAATGGTAAgagtattttactattttgttatagttttctcaacccaaaataaaatacattgcTTTGGTTGTTTTGGCCAAAATTATTACATCAAACTTTGATGAGGTTCTATGAACTAAAAAGAGATGTCTATAGaagaccttttttttctttattgagtTTGATGAACATTCtcaaacgaaaaagaaaaaatagtataGTATTAAGTAGGAACCAAATTATTGATATGTGTATTCATGGAAAAATGATCAAATCCGTtcatcaacacaaacaaaacacataacAAAAGCAGCACCATAGTAACAGAGACAATCCTTCCGATCGTCGTCTTCTTTTTCGATTTCGTAGTATCACTCGCTCTCTTCACATTGGAAGACCAACAAGATGAATGAGAAAACGATGTCGCCTTCTTGGTttgaccatcatcatcatcatcagaatcgtGAAAGAGTTTTCTTCTTAAGCGTGATCCTACTTGTATCATCTCTGCCTCTGGTTCGTGCTGGAGTGAGAGCATTAGTTTCCTTGGAGAGTTTTCGACAAACTCAACAGCTTTTTCTACGGTGATCCATGAAACAgcagatgagttttttttacctGTTTTCATGTCAGTCCATTCTTTCTCAAGCTCCTTCAACTGCTGCTTCAGTCGTTCGTGTTTGTTCTCCTCtctatcttccatttttttccttcttacaATTTACTTTACTATGAGTAGTAAGAAGGATGTGGTTTATAACAATAGGTTGAAATCTTGTGAGATCTCACTAATTTCTATTTAATGAAAAATCTGGTGAGATCTTCACTTTAATCTCTATTTAATTTACTTTCTGAGTTTTACTCTTTTGAATTAAtacataatatttgaaatttgaatgaAATTGAACAATTCAAATGTCAATAAACGAAAAAATGATTCTACCACGGAAAATCACAACTGACCCGCACGAAACTTCAgaatttttttgcatttatatGTTCACAATAATgtgaaagcaaaaaacaaacGATTgagatattaattaaatatgatCTCATGAAACATTAGAGTTAGATGAAATTTAGGACTCACTGGTTGATAATACTACTAAGAGGAGGTAAAAGAGTTAGAGATGTCTTCCATCACACCTTTCCCATCTTCACCATCAAAGTAGAAGAAGTTCTTTATTGGGTCTCCTTTGCATGATACTGCTTTGATCACCTCCTGCAACATCACCAAGCTTTCTTGTCAGATTCCCAAGTTTCTAGTGAGAAGATTCGAATGgggaaaagagagagtgagagagagagagaacctgtGCTAATATTCCTCCCACAATGGCACAAGCTGGTGGGAATTCAGTAGTACCCGTGATTAGTCTCTCCAAGAGACTATCTGGTATAAGGCTTTCGCTCACAGACTGTTGCAGTATTCAGAATTTCAGTGAACTGAGTGACATTTTCTAAAAGAGtggcaaaacaaaaagaacacgCTTACATTTGCCTCACAGAGTTGCTTTTTGATTTCCAAGATTCTGGCAAGATCGAGTAGTGAACATTCTCCATGTTTACGCCCTTCACTCTCCTCAAACACTTCTATTACTGAAAAATCTCATGAGAATACCAAAGATTAGTAAAGCAGCTTTTGTTGTTATGTATCTGCAAATGGGATCtcatttttcatttgtttctgaaaagaaatcaagaattaaGCTGCAGTAAGTAGTAACAACCTCTCATAGCAAAGTAGAGCTTTGCTGTTCTCCGAGGAAACGGTTTCCAAGGTACTGATATAGCCTCCTGCGgcaataaaccaaaaaatctaatttttactACATATGCAGATGTAAGGATTATTAGAAGCAAAAGTTAGTGTTAAATTGTACCTGAAAACTCGGAAAATTTAGTTCGCATTCCACTGTCTCTTCAAGCTTTTTCTGTGGAAAGAAAGAACATTGCCAAGAAAACAATACAAAGGACGATTAAAAAATGAAGCATTTAGGAGGAGTTAATATAGTTAAAATTGAGATGGACAGGATAAAACGTAACATCAAATCATATAAAGTACCTTTGTGTACTTGTAATTTTGAAGGTCGACAAAGATCTCACCACATGAGTCTCTACAATCGACTGTATAGAAAGCAACACGTTTCACTAAGTTCCGACATTTTTCATTGACAGAtttctgcaaacaaaaagaaaaacagacaATGTTATGAATCAACTGAAGATGAGAGCAGAGGAAACTATATAAAACTGTTATCCATACTTTAGTAACACGAGAACCGTAGCCTATAACCACAACATCAAACTTCTCGAAAAATTCAAGGCCGAGTGTAGACAAATCACctgaaagatttaaaaaaaaaaaagatcagacaAGAGCCGGTATGGTATCAAGACGTTAAAAGGAGAGGTATCAGAGAAGGACCTTTCTCTACAGAAACACGGACCATAGGGTTGAAATCCTTGAGTGAATCACAACAAATCTCAGCAACAGTATTACCACGGTAAGCATTTTCATCAGGCGGAATTAAGAAGTTTGCGTTCAAGGCCTCCTCGTTCACCAAACGATCATCCATTAACGTCACACTACCAACTCCTGCCAGCACAATGTTCTTGCAAAACTACCCACCACATggagacacacacacaaatccAAGAAATGCAGTAAAAGACCATTAGATTAACTAACTAATTGAAAAGCATTACATCTCAACAGAAATATGATAAGAGTTACAGCTACTACCTCAGCAACAGTTCCCTTAATTCCAGATACCAAGACATGAGATTTGGTCAATCTGCAAGCAAAACACAAACCTCACATTATATCAAACCGTGCCACAGTAGTTACATGATTAGTGTATTGTACCATTAAAATAAGCTTCAGCAGAAAGCAAAATGTGAATGAACAAGTAACGTTACATCAACTTAGCAAGTTAAAACCCAAATACTCTACTAGAAACATGAACTCAACATTATGATACAATCTCAGCTGAAACATGAACCCCTGGAAATTCCCAGTAACAGAACAGACATGATGATCTCAGAACACAACCTAAGGGAGCACAGAAGTTACGAGTTCAACTAGTCTAGAAGCAACTAACTCggaattaataaaaagaaaaaagaggaattGAAACAAATCAACGCTAACCCAGTATGAGTAGTAAGTAGAAACAGGGATGAGTAGGATAAGGAGATGAGAAAGTAGTAACCTTCTTTGAGCATTAGCACCCCAAACCCTAATCTGGCGGTCGTACAAGGCAGTCTCCTGCTCGGTAAGCTCTTCTCCGTCCATTCGCAAACTCAAGCTAtcaaattacacaaaaaaaaaaaccctttgcTTTCAGAAACTGGAATTAGCGTATATCAGTACTGGATTATCTTGTAACCGGAGCTTGCGCAAGAAGACCTAGTCTTAACTTGGTCGATTTTGGTCAACCTCTTCTCTcagtgatctctctctctctctttttttttttgttaataaaaaatttgtttctagTAAAAAATACTTAAATGGAAAATATAAATTGGTAGTCAACGTCTCGATCGCCGGTTCGATTCAACCCAACCGCATATCAGTCgatttaataagttttttttcttaatacgaataacaattttcatatgtttaaataatttacGTTTAgtaataaaacacaaaaaaaattaaaaatgggaTGACATAAATCGTCAACGACGGTGAAATTGGTTTGACAGACATATCAAAGTCGACTAATGTGATTAGTTTGGCCACGCGACCTTTCCATAGCATGATGGCATGACACCGCATAACAATGTCGGTTTGTCACCGgtggttttgtgtttgatagTGTCCTTACATCCATTTCAAATTAATTCGTCTTTCTCGTAACCAACcctttaaacaaaaacatacattcGTGATACGATACGTATGTGGAATACATAGTCTTTATTAGTAGTTCATCCTAACATAAGTTGTAGTTTCTACTCTGATGTAAACATAACAAGTACTAAAAAATTGCAAAAGCTTTTACCTCTTTTTGTTTGCAGTTTTATTCTTTATCAAAATCTTACTATTAGATAAATAATACTGTGTTtgacaaaaagataaataatactGTATTAAGCTTTgacgaaagaaaagaaaaaaaggtatgGGAAAGCATACCTGCGAAATCGGAAAAATAGAGTTTCCTT
It encodes the following:
- the LOC104722482 gene encoding protein MICRORCHIDIA 7-like is translated as MMDNNIEVKREIPPPSSTTTSPFGFPGREPVPVVDLCSSDDDSDIGDIAGGLDQVLGRPDRRYDSGNFVGVKRARDTTFGAGDRNNVKKVTTVDEVAVSLPEGFGQSNPPPVNVTHAIPANMCNVFRPMSPPPPPPTPSSGVSGKVGSCKQFWKAGDYEGAPGATWDLSSGGFDHIRVHPKFLHSNATSHKWALGAFAELLDNALDEVASGATYVNVDMLENNKAGSRMLLIEDNGGGMDPEKMRQCMSLGYSAKSKIANTIGQYGNGFKTSTMRLGADVIVFSRCPGKDGKSSTQSIGLLSYTFLRSTGKEDIVVPMLDYERRDSEWSKIIRSSLSDWVKNVETIVQWSPFSSEEDLLHQFDLMKDRGTRIVIYNMWEDDQGMLELDFDADPLDIQLRGVNREEKNIKMASQFPNSRHFLTYKHSLRSYVSILYLRIPPGFRIILRGKDVEHHSVVNDMMQTEQITYRPQSESYGVLTDMSAIVMIGFVKDAKHHVDVQGFNVYHKNRLIKPFWRIWNAAGSDGRGVIGVLEANFVEPAHDKQGFERTTVLSRLESRLVQMQKNYWRNNCHKIGYAPRHGKTVNGYYHRDSSPENYPEGFAQTRSKTPTPASDKFYSPNHKEDNGVYDGKDGGQLQEELRREKERRKALEVEVQLARQKIEEMNKEQANLIQIFSEERDRRDGEEEVLRNKLEEASNTIDDLLNKIKKLEGSRGPNWRH
- the LOC104722484 gene encoding 60S ribosomal protein L7a-1-like, which translates into the protein MAPKRGVKVTTKKKTADKVTNPLFEKRPKQFGIGGALPPKKDLSRYIKWPKSIRLQRQKRILKQRLKVPPALNQFTKTLDKSLATPLFKVLLKYRPEDKAAKKERLLKKAQSEAEGKPTESKKPIVVKYGLNHVTYLIEQNKAQLVVIAHDVDPIELVVWLPALCRKMEVPYCIVKGKSRLGAIVHQKTASCLCLTTVKNEDKMEFSRILEAIKANFNDKFEEYRKKWGGGIMGSKSQAKTKAKERVLAKEAAQRMN
- the LOC104722483 gene encoding HVA22-like protein d — its product is MDKFWTFLTALHSGAGPIVMLLYPLYASVIAMESATKLDDEQWLAYWIIYSFLSLIELILQSLIDWIPIWYTVKLVFVAWLVLPQFQGAAFIYNRVVREQFKKHGVFRSSHHSSKASKPNILQSIFPHREGHEAHSH
- the LOC104722485 gene encoding uncharacterized protein LOC104722485, translated to MEDREENKHERLKQQLKELEKEWTDMKTGKKNSSAVSWITVEKAVEFVENSPRKLMLSLQHEPEAEMIQVGSRLRRKLFHDSDDDDDGQTKKATSFSHSSCWSSNVKRASDTTKSKKKTTIGRIVSVTMVLLLLCVLFVLMNGFDHFSMNTHINNLVPT
- the LOC104722486 gene encoding SUMO-activating enzyme subunit 1A-like yields the protein MDGEELTEQETALYDRQIRVWGANAQRRLTKSHVLVSGIKGTVAEFCKNIVLAGVGSVTLMDDRLVNEEALNANFLIPPDENAYRGNTVAEICCDSLKDFNPMVRVSVEKGDLSTLGLEFFEKFDVVVIGYGSRVTKKSVNEKCRNLVKRVAFYTVDCRDSCGEIFVDLQNYKYTKKKLEETVECELNFPSFQEAISVPWKPFPRRTAKLYFAMRVIEVFEESEGRKHGECSLLDLARILEIKKQLCEANSVSESLIPDSLLERLITGTTEFPPACAIVGGILAQEVIKAVSCKGDPIKNFFYFDGEDGKGVMEDISNSFTSS